In a genomic window of Shouchella clausii:
- a CDS encoding pro-sigmaK processing inhibitor BofA family protein, producing MESWLILSILGGIVVLLLIIGAPVKPLRVAGQIGVRLIIATLLLFLLNSFATATGLFIPINAITATTVALLGLPGMLLLVAVQQFIL from the coding sequence ATGGAATCTTGGCTTATATTGTCCATATTAGGTGGTATTGTCGTGTTGCTCTTGATTATAGGAGCACCAGTAAAGCCATTGCGAGTAGCCGGACAAATCGGCGTCCGGTTGATTATCGCCACACTGTTGTTGTTCTTGCTAAACTCATTTGCAACCGCAACGGGTTTGTTTATTCCTATTAATGCCATTACAGCAACGACTGTCGCGCTACTTGGTTTGCCAGGGATGCTTTTGCTTGTAGCTGTGCAACAATTCATTCTTTGA
- a CDS encoding YaaL family protein, whose product MLGFRKKGVLRKEEEATLYEMLERQKESIDYQKKLLAHSVDPSEELLNQVKRAEALYSLLLREARVRHRRKQKGS is encoded by the coding sequence ATGTTAGGTTTTCGAAAAAAGGGCGTACTTCGTAAAGAAGAAGAAGCAACGTTGTACGAAATGTTGGAACGCCAAAAAGAATCGATCGATTATCAAAAGAAGCTGTTAGCGCATAGTGTAGACCCTTCTGAAGAATTATTGAATCAAGTAAAACGAGCGGAGGCGCTTTATTCCCTCCTTCTACGGGAAGCGCGAGTCCGCCATAGGCGAAAACAAAAAGGATCCTGA